tacagactgaacaaatgacatggacaacttaattaacatttaacacccagtaccgagatgggaatcgaacccatgccatcagtggtcTAGCGATTAatgtcttaccacgctaaccactcgaccaccaagACGTACCGTAACGTCTTcatctggtcccagtcaagattctcgtcgacagttcggatttcagcggctaggcttcgccgctacgagtttctgggtctgcctcttcttcgatgaccttctggattccaatctagcgcctctctgcgaatttcgttttcatctctccacagcgtgtgcccaatccatcttcacttacgttcccgaatctcgatttctagcgccctttgatgacaccggcgatgcagttcctcattcgagatccagttgccaggccaccaagcgcggataatATTCAGCagacagcggtttacaaatatttgcagttttcgcatcgttaccgcatatgtgcaacACGTTTCGCATCCGTaaaacaatacggatttgacgtttgagttgaagattcggattttcgttcgtagagaaatcaaatcgggcctttctgatccgggtttcgatgtctctcctggtaccaccatcaggcgttatctggctaccaagatactggaagcactccactttctcaacttgttgcccagctaccatgaaactggagggatttcctgtgttgatcttcatcgacttggtctttccgacattgactttgagacctgctgccttggaactttcggtgaggtcgtcgagtttgctctgcatgtcttgttgtgtttgggcgagcaaaacaatatcgtcagccaggtcaaggtcgttcagttgctccatggttgaaggattccacggcaatcctcggtttggtctacagtcaatcgatccagtcaagatctcatccattacgatgagaaaaagcagcggtgacaaaatgcatccttgtctcactccagcagttaccgggattggttcggacaagacaccgtcgtgcaagaccttgcacgaaaatgcctcgtactgtgcttcgatgagatggactagtttctctgggacccctcgtcgtctaagagcagcccagatgttttcgtggttcagtcggtcaaatgctttttcgaaatcaacgaacaccagcagaagagagtcctggaattcgttgatttgttccagtattattcgtagcgttgtgatgtggtccacacatgatcgtccggatcggaatccagcttgttgccgtcggagtgtagcgtcgattttctcctggatcctgttcaggatcactttgcagagtactttgagggttgtacagatcaaagttatgccacgccagttaccgcactctgttaggtctcctttctttgggacctttacgaggataccctacatccagtcggccgggaatgttgcagtatcccaaatgtctgcgaatagacggtgcaacatttgtgctgacaaggcagggtcggctttgagcatttcagcaggaatgcaatcgattccaggcgctttgttggatttcatgtccttgattgccgcttctatttcagccagcgagggcgcttccgagttgacgccattaatgcgacttactgtgggcgcctcgagctgcgggttctgttggccattgctatttgtaactcgaaaaagttgatcaaaatgctcagtccaacgcttgagctgatctgttcgatctgtcagcagctgacctgcttctctttttcagcggcattcttgcattagtccttgcaccactaaggcggcgagaaatatcatataataatcggatatctccaatggcggcggctctttctccctcttcggctagggagtttgtccaggctctcttgtctcgtctacaagctcgtttaactgccttttccagctccgcatatcgtaagcgggcggctgctttggctgacccggtacatgcctgctcaattccgactttcgcctttctccgatcatcgatcatcctccaggtttcatccgacatccattcacttcgtcttccacaaactttaccgagagtaccatggctcgtcgtgataaaggcattcttgattccgcaccactgttcttcgactgttccgtctatcggcaattccgaggctcagGATTCTAGCTGTTGCCCTTTTCACCTCGTATCGACACCTGAATTTTCCTCGCGCCATTGGACACGggaactctcagtcgtatctagTCAAGGaagaggtgatggtcagatgcaatgtctgcccTTCggttgttgcggacatcaagaagggtccttctccattttcgactgattggtaaatttgattttctgttcggccatctcggaatacccaagtgaccttatgtgctggtcgatgtgGGAAAAGCGGAACACCGATCACCATGTCGTTGTTGACACAATATTCTTCACACAGCTCTatgttttcgctcatctgtcctagaccatagcgccccatgatgcgctcaaggtcctgattgtcggagccaatttttgagttgaagtcgcctaagtggatttgaatgtcacccttcggaattttctcaaccacgttGTTCAGTTGACTGTTAAACTGCTacttctcctgcaaatcggcagcGTAAGTTGGCGCATAATACTGGACCATTGTTATGTTTCTAAACCGTGTTttaatctggctacgattatgcTTTCGTTTATCGGTCCCCATCTTATGAGAGCcacatgggcctgcgggcttaacaggaaaccaagtTCTCGTTCCCGAGTAGTGTTGCCAGAGTCAAGCAGGACTTGTCCGGACtgagtcttgtgttctccagtgttataCCAACGGACTTCAacagtcaaaagtcgaaagttggGAGTCGTAGtcgcaagtaaaaaaaaaatcccgatgGAGTCGAAGATTTCATAAAAAACTTGTTACTTGTTTTTAATCTTGTTTGttctttaatcttaattcatccAGCTAAAAGTTCtttgaaacattaaaatcaaTCTTAAATCAGTCAAGGAACAAGTCTGCCTATCTGAAGCACTCATTCGCAAACTTCACGCTTGACTCATTATCCTTTAGTTGGTACTATGTCAATGTGCTACACGTTGACTGAGTCTATGGTTGACTTCCATTTGACACCCACTAATTATCGTATCTACCTTCCTTCCTAATTTATCTTTATGTATCCCTCCCCTCCTTTCAGCTACCGAGCGTGGAACCTTTCGTCATGGATCAACTATCGCTTCAGCTGACTGGTGGACCGCAAGGCTACAGGATCAACCTTAAGAACATGGAAGTGTTCGGCGCCAGCAACTTTTCGGTCAAGAGCATTAAGTgagtgataaaatttaaaaaatctacgatttttttttcatttattttttgatttttgtttttcataaacaaAGATTGGTCGAAGGCGACAAACCATTCGAAGCCAGGTTAACAATCCCCAAGTTGATCATCCATGCCAAGTACACCTCCAGCGGAGTTTTGATCATCATTCCGGCCAGCGGTTCCGGTGATTTCGATGCCGTTTTTggtaagaaattttgaaatgaaactctaagtgaatacattttttaacataaattattCTTCAATTTCAGACGGAGTCTCTGCTGACGTTAAGGGACGTGTTTCCTTTACCGAGAAACCAGGTGGCACCTATATGCGAGTGGAATCCCTGGATCTGAATCTGGCCATCAAGAAGCCCCGACTGAGCGTTTCCAAAATCTTTAACAACAACCGAATCTTGAGTATGCCATCgggaatgaaatttgaaaattcgacTACGATTCTTTTCGATTCCAAAgaacaattgaaaattttatatttaatttgacCTTAAAACAGctgcataacattttttttctttttttcagcggaagcCACCAACCTGTTCCTGAAGGAAAACGGAAATGAAGTTTTGCGGGCCCTACAACCCCAGCTGCAGAAGAAACTGTCAGCCGAATTCTCCGGAATCTCGAACCAGCTCATGGAGAACGTTCCTATCCACTACTTCCTCATTGATTAGGATTACCGTTTAGATCTTAGAAATATTAGCTCGTGATAGAGTTTTCAACTGTCAAGTAAAAACCAACAAACCGAACAAGAAATTTGGCAATTGGAGTAGTTTTTAGCTTTGTGATACGAATTTGGATAGCGGGTGTgtcttttgattgaattttctcTAATCATACTCATCTTCTATTGAcacccagttttttttttgcaggaaaAAGTATTACCAACCTTTGTTAttatttcctttgaaaattacCACAAAAAATCGAATCGAACTATCTGTACATCTTCTTTGACTTATGCATTAATTGTTGAATCGTAGGTTGGAGCTTAGCTTTAGGGGAATTGAAAAGTTTCAGAACACAAAACCAGAAAACAGTTGGAATGATGATAATATTACGGAAACTGTGATTCGATCATTACTTGAGTTGTACCTGTGTAAAAATGCCTAGGTTTTAAGaatggataatttataaaaaaataagaaccaCAAAACTGAGTATTTAAGTCCGTTATGATTTATCACTTTCTAGAGGAATTATTCGAAAAGATATCAACActttcatttctaaaaaaataaacggatttacgaaaatgatgaaattttcagtgatactACCTTATACCACTACGTTGAtatacttaaaattttgtggtGATCTGTAacgtagtttttgagatagcgtctaatTCATAAATCATTGACCAATATTTTTTGACAGGGTCGTGAAAAATCTAAGCAATCCAATTGAGAGGccgaaaacagctggaaatcaagtAGGTATGTGAGCAGAATGCATGTGATAAATCGTTCTAGGAGTCCTAGAGGATTTAAAAGTGAGCTAAAGTTTGATTTCTCTCTAGAATTTCATTCCTCCGAACATGCCatctaaaatttcgaataaaaaatatatggtGATTCAAATCTtataccagatttcatgtttttgggaGTATCAGAAGGTCGTTTTTCATATCTAATAATATTAGTTGcttaataaatttaaagttttagagTAGTTGTGCTCAGCGTAACGAATAGCGTGAAGACAAAATCGATACTCCTCACATTTGGACCTCAATATGTTGAAACTCTTGTTGATGTCGCACCGTATCATTGTCTACATGCgagacaaatggtcttgtgcggcaagaagttttctcaaatcacgctcttggctaattttcaacacttttcatACTTCCAAATCTAATCTATCCgcctataattttcattactttcatttgatattcttcctgttagaatgtatgattcaccgaaatgccattaaacatttaattaaaatcataaaccacttagttagcaaaaattttataaacaattaagtagttttttgtattctaagccgattgaatttaaaatctttttcttaaaaacacttTATGCTGAtataaatttatctttttaaacAGTCAAATAAGAAAGGTAATTGATAGTTTTTACTCCGCtccatattttgttcagaaatatttacaagtatggtttgaagatattttcttaaacccctttttgcttatttgttgattcactaaaatttgtatggtgtGAGAGTAGAAATccctggcatccctgatcaagtcgAGTTCGGAATACACGCTTTTTACAATTTAGACGAATTTCTCGAATAAGcgcttccattttgtccgctagaggatgctgatggtATCACCTTCTcattatatgaagaaaaaaagtgtggtgaatattggtttaaattatatttgatttTATCTTAAGCCAAAATTTACAGCACtaccccagacaaccagaactcgtattttcttttacagattacatcgtatagaatgttatttatactcattttcgtatatctgcacctacaatgtgcggtccatacatattttttatcgtATTCAAAAGCATATtagatgcgcatgacaagtcgtgcaaatcgtaatttaatacaatccaaatcaagaatatgtttgctaatgtacctatatggcctccaaaatgatacgtttatactggttttgctacattatatacggtatgtttacacgtatatttgcacgtatatttgcgttgcaaattcgaaatacccaccaaatggctGTCTGGGACCGTTGCAGTTGCGAAGTTTTCGAGCTCTGGCGCCGCCAGAAAAAGGGATTTGTGATCGGAACAAAATTTCCGAGTCTTGTCCAGCTGACACTGCCGtgaaagaaaatgaaatttttgttcacaaaatTGACCGAGAGATCAATGTTGTTTAATATTCAAATGATAATGGTTCAATTATCGTTGATTTCGTAATTTTGCATTACGAATCGAGTTCTATACTGCCGCCCATAAGCTAAGGATCACTacttcaaaatcatgaaaattttgatcgatCATATCTCAGCAATTTCATGACACATTGAGACTCTTTTGATAATATACGAaagatcgtgagcaaaaccttctttgtatgtttTCGACAAAAAGTGTTTGTTCAAGTTTATTTTACCTAAACTTAGCTTAAAGTTGTATCGCTTTCGAAAaactgcaattaaaaaaaacccgatgaTCTCAGGGTGGGGTGcaccaaatttcataattcgagttgcattcgaaTCCGTTTTTCATGCTTGTTAAAACACATTTGTTAATTTTGGGCTAAAAAAATGCAATGTacttaaaatatatgaaatagcTACTGTCGCGTCTCTGCTTAAGTACTCTAGCGGGCGAAAATTGTGGATGACAGAATTGTGGTAGAGGTAGATGATTGTCATAGTATGATAAGAAATAGGAGGCAACAATCACCATCGCTATTTGAGAACACGTTGATCAGTATCATTATCGTTAGTTTTCTAACAGATTAAGTGGATAATCTGGTAATTTACTGCGCACAGCTTAGTATGGTTAAAATAGCTAATAATCCTTTATATTTAGATAGCTTTCTAGCGATAAAAGTTGAGCTGCGTAGCCGTAGTTGATTTAGTGCCAAGTGCAATCATAAAACCGGTCGCAACCAAAAACGTAAGACAATATGTTATTTAGAGAAATTAGGTTATGACACCAgtcgtgagatccggaggcgaattatcagcggaagtcgtgcctactatggactccacaagcaactgcggtcgagaagacttagccctcgcacgaagtgtaacctgtatatgacgctcattagaccggttgttctctacgggcacgagacatggatattgctcgaggaggacctgcgtacactcggagtattcgagcgacgagtgttaagaaccatctttggcggcgtacaggaggacggagtgtggaggcgaaggatgaaccacgagctcgcgcgactctacggcgaacccagtatccagaaggtggtgaaagctggctggatacgctgggcgggacatgttgcgagaatgccggacgactgtcctgcaaaacaggtgttcgctacgaatccagtaggaacaagacgagcgggggtcgcaacgagcgaggtggttagaccaagtgaagcgtgacctggcgaacgtggggtgcccgaggaattggagaacggttgccatggaccgagtgaattttaggaattttgtaCATCAAGTtatcgtgagacggaatactatgtaaataaaaataaataaacccctttgatatttatttcttccatttttatcAACTCTCTAAGCAAAATGTTGGGGATAGTacaccatttgtgcacgatatATTTGCGCTTTTCTGGAGAAATGCTTCTGATTTTCACGAAAATATGGAACGTGGCGCTCACGATACACAAAGTTTTTAGCTAAACTCACAGCTAAACTCCCAGCAGAAATCAGCTGTAAACGTCACCCGGAATAAGCAGGGTTGTGGCatctaaaattttggatttttttcgaggcCCCAATTCTCAAACATAAACGAGCTAAGAGAAAAAGGAGAATGTGTATGTGTTAGCTGTTTTTCTCCTCTTCCtgtaagtattttttgttttgtttatgtttgcccAGCTCTGCTAAAAATTTCGTCGAAACAAGAAGCGTTCCACGGTTTACCATATTTTGAAACCCCCAACAACTACTCGCCAGTAAGGTAGTGGCAAACCAGCGAAAATTATGGACGCAAAAGGACTTCGTTCTCTTTCTCGTGCATTCAACAACAAGGATTCACTTAGCCAAAGGGATACtgccaaaaaaatcaattgttctCACCAGTACATTGtcaagacatttaaaaaatgtaattaagTGCCGAAAGAAGACAAGAGCCCCAGAATACACTgaggatcagatttcgactcttAAATCCCAATGCCACTGGATGATAGAAAATTATTTCGGAAAATCTTTTGTTTTGGACAACGAAGATTACATGCCTCTTTCTAAGACGCACATTTCTGGAAACGATAGATACTATTCAAAGGATAGTTCTATATACTACATCTCCGAACA
This sequence is a window from Uranotaenia lowii strain MFRU-FL chromosome 3, ASM2978415v1, whole genome shotgun sequence. Protein-coding genes within it:
- the LOC129757021 gene encoding uncharacterized protein LOC129757021, producing the protein MWKSIAGAFLLMASVAMAQDAPPPYIKQCRRSDPELMQCLKDALQHLRPYLAKGIPEIKLPSVEPFVMDQLSLQLTGGPQGYRINLKNMEVFGASNFSVKSIKLVEGDKPFEARLTIPKLIIHAKYTSSGVLIIIPASGSGDFDAVFDGVSADVKGRVSFTEKPGGTYMRVESLDLNLAIKKPRLSVSKIFNNNRILTEATNLFLKENGNEVLRALQPQLQKKLSAEFSGISNQLMENVPIHYFLID